From the genome of Hemiscyllium ocellatum isolate sHemOce1 chromosome 27 unlocalized genomic scaffold, sHemOce1.pat.X.cur. SUPER_27_unloc_20, whole genome shotgun sequence, one region includes:
- the LOC132807721 gene encoding gastrula zinc finger protein XlCGF8.2DB-like produces MCLCTAEASAMEKPEESRPVEKSWKCGDCGKGFHVLSVLDAHRRSHTGVRPFSCPECGKGFSSSYTLLRHQRVHTGERPFSCSECGKAFSNSSDLLKHQRVHTGERPFACPECGKGFSSSSALLTHQRVHTGEKPFSCPKCGKAFTQAFSLLRHQSVHTGERPFTCPECGKGFSDSSALLTHRRVHTGERPFSCPECGKAFTHASNLLTHRWVHTRERPFSCPECGKAFSNFSHVVIHRRVHSGERPFTCPECAKAFSNSSDLLKHQRVHTGERPFSCPVCGKAFTQSCNLQRHQRGHQCSQQSDSASEAAVGHPQD; encoded by the coding sequence ATGTGTTTGTGTACCgctgaagcttcagccatggagaaacccgaggaatcccgccccgtggagaaatcttggaagtgtggcgactgtgggaaaggcttccatgTCCTGTCTGTCCTGGAtgctcatcggcgcagtcacactggggtcaggccattctcctgccctgagtgtgggaagggattcagcaGTTCCtacaccctgctgaggcaccaacgggtccacacaggggagaggcccttcagctgctccgagtgcgggaaggccttcagcaattcctctgacctactgaagcaccagcgtgtccacaccggggagagaccgttcgcctgcccagagtgtgggaaggggttcAGCAGTTCCTCCGCCTTGCTGACCCACCAgagggtccacacaggggagaagcccttcagctgccccaagtgtgggaaggccttcacccagGCCTtttccctgctgaggcaccagagtgtccacacaggggagaggccattcacttgcccagagtgcgggaaggggttcagcgattcctctgccctgctgacccaccggcgggtccacactggggagaggcctttcagctgccctgagtgtgggaaggccttcacccatgcctccaacctgctgacccaccggtgggtccacaccagggagaggcccttcagttgccccgagtgtggtaaggccttcagcaatttctcCCACGTGGTgatccaccggcgggtccactccggggagaggccattcacttgtCCTGAGTGCGcaaaggccttcagcaattcctctgacttactgaagcaccagcgggttcacaccggcgagcggcccttcagctgccctgtgtgtgggaaggccttcacccagTCCTGCAACTTGCAGAGGCACCAGCGGGGGCACCAGTGCTCCCAACAATCGGATTCTGCCAGTGAGGCTGCTGTGGGTCACCCCCAGGACTGA